The Arcobacter sp. CECT 8986 DNA window GAAAAGAAAAACTAGAGTAATTAAATACAGAAATGAAAGAGTAAATAATTGCAGAAAAGAAGTACAACATCACGGCATTTGTAGCATTTACTTTTACTTTTTTACTTAATACTGAAAAAAGAGCAAAAGAGATAGTTCCTATCATAACTATAAATAAAACATCAATTTGAGAAAAATCAAGAGTAGAAAAATCCCCTTTAGTAATAACCAAAACAACACCAAAAAATCCAAAAACAATAGAAAAAAACTTTCTTATAGTAAAAGCCTCTTTTAGTATAAGCAAAGACAAAAATACAATAAAAATTGGCCACATATATTGAATAACCAAGACCTCTAAACCATTTGCTTTTTTATATCCAAAATATAAAAGTAAATAGTATAAAAAGTCTAAAAAACCCAAAAAGAAAAGCACAATAATTATCTTTTTTGAATACTGTAAAATTTGATAAAAACTCTTTTCATAAAGTGCTACAAAAAATATAGATAAAAAAGATATGATTGATGAATAAAATAGATATAAATGATGGTCAAGTTCAGAGTGTGTAATCTTTACAAAAGTTGGTATTAAAGACCATAATATTATGCACAAAGCGATATATATAACTGCAATATTTGAGTTTATTAGTTTTTTCATTTGCTCATCTTAAAATAAAAGTAGCTTAATATACCCTCTATAAAGTTAATATTTGATTTAATTTTATATCAAGTATAAAGCTTCTTTATTTAAAATTAGTATTAAAATTATCAGCAATTAAAACAAAATATTAAAAACCATTTATCTATTTTTATAATGATATAAAAATGTCAATAATAACTTAATTAGTTATTGAAAATATATTAATAGAATACTTTATTCAATTATTTTATATCATAAATTAGATATAATATTGTCTTATTTAAAATTACAAACTATTTTACTTATATACTTATTTTATTCAAGGAATTTATAAAATCAAATGGCACTAATAGACTTACAAAACATAAATAAACAATACGATACTAAAGTTATATTAAAAGATGTGAATTTTACTTTGATTCCAGGACAAAGAATTGCTGTTATTGGGCAAAATGGTCAAGGAAAATCAACTCTACTTAAAGTTATTATGGGAGAGATTGAGCCAGATTCTGGAGAAAAATCAATTGATAAGTCTGTAAAAATAGAGATGCTTGCTCAACAACCAAAGTTTGAAGATAATCTTACAGTAAGAGAAGCAATTGAGAAGCAACTAACAGAGTTAAATGAAGCAAAAATAAGATACGAAGAACTTACACAACAACTTGCAACAGATTATGAAAATCAAGAGTTATTAAAAGAACAAAGTAAACTTGCTACTTTTATTGATTTTCACAATGCTTGGGATTTGGATAATATGATTGAAAGAGTTCTAAAAGAGTTCAAACTAAAAGAGTATGAATTCAAAGATGTAAACTTACTTAGTGGAGGAGAACAAAGAAGAGTTAGTCTTGCTGGATTATTACTTAAAAAGCCTGATATTTTACTTCTTGATGAGCCTACAAACCACCTTGATGTTTATATGGTAGAGTTTTTGGAATCTTTACTTATGAAAAACAACTTTACTCTTCTATTTATTTCTCACGATAGATATTTTATTGATAACATTGCTACAAATATTGTAGAGATTGAAGATGGAACAATAAGAAGATTTAACGGTGGATATAGTGATTATCTACAACAAAAAGAAGAACTACTTTCAAGTATGCAAAAAGAGCACGAAAATCTAATAAGACTTGTAAAAAGAGAAGCTCACTGGATGCAAAGGGGAGTTACAGCTAGAAGAAAAAGAAATGAAAGAAGAAAAGCTGAATACTTCGAACTTAAGAAAAAAGCAAAATCAAACCCAGCACAAATAAGAAAAATGTCAGTGGAACTTCAAAGAGAACAAAAATCTTTTAATAATGAAACAGGTACGACAAGAAATAAAAGAAAAATGCTTTTTGAATTAGACAAGATTTCAAAAACACTTGGGGACAAACTACTAATAAAAGACTTCACGACAAGAATTCTACAAAAAGATGTAATTGCAATAGTTGGGCCAAATGGTACTGGAAAATCAACTATGCTAAAACTTTTCACAGAAAAGCTACATATAGATGATGGAAGATTTAAAAAAGGTGATTTTTCAATAGGATACTTTGACCAGCACAGAGAGATGCTTGATGATTCAAAATCACTAATCGAGACATTTTGTCCAAATGGTGGAGATAGAGTTATCCTAGATGATGGAAGAAATATGCATGTTTTTGGATATTTAAAGAACTTCTTATTTCCAAGAGAGTATCTTGACAAGAAGATTGGGGTTTTAAGTGGTGGAGAGAAAAATAGAGTTGCTTTAGCACTTCTATTTACTAAACACTATGATTGTTTGATACTTGATGAACCTACAAATGATTTGGATATTCCAACTATTAATATCTTAGAAGAGTATTTACAAAATTTTCAAGGAGCTTTGATTTTTGTTAGTCATGATAGATATTTTGTAGATAAAATTGCAACTAAACTATTTATATTCAGAGGTGAAAATGGAAAAGTTGAAGAGAGTTTTCAACCTTATACTGAATATTTAGAGTTTGAAAAAGAGATAAAAGAGTTAGAATCTTATGCAAATGAAATAGAAAAATCTCAATCATCTCAAGACAATAGAAAATCTCAACCTAAAAAACAGACAAAACTAAGCTATAAAGATCAAAGAGATTATGATAGCTTACCAAAAGAGATAGAAGAACTAGAACAAAAAATAGAAGAGATAAATATTTGTCTGTCAAATCCTGAGTGTTATGAACAAAAAGGAATAGTGGCGGTTTCTAAAGAGTTAGAAGAAGTTGAAGAAATTTATGAACAAAAAGTCGAAAGATTTTTAGAACTAGAAGAATTAATAGAAAGCTTTAACTCTTAAGAGGATATAATACATAAAAACGAATAAGGAAAAATTTATGAGTTTAAAAGAACAATTAAAAAATGATTTAAAAGATGCTATGAGAGCAAAAAATTTAGTAAAAAGAGACTCTATTAGAGCAATAAATACAATGATTAAACAAATTGAAGTTGACGAAAGAAAAGAGTTAACTGATGAAGATGTATTAAAACTAATTCAAAAAGGTATAAAACAAAGAGAAGAAGCAGCAGAACAATACAAAGAAGCTTCAAGAGATGACTTAGTTGAAAAAGAGTTAGAACAAGTAGAAATTTTTAAAGAGTATTTACCAAAACAATTATCTGATGAAGAGTTAGAAGCTGGAATGAAAGAAATTATTGAGCAAGTTGGTGCACAAACTATGAAAGACATGGGAAAAGTTATGGGTGTAGCAACTAAGAAATTTGCAGGTGTTGCAGACGGAAAAAGAATCAACGAAACAGTTAAAAAAATCTTAGCATAAAACAAAAAAAGGCTTATAATGAAAACAAAAATAAAGAATATTTCTAAAGATACAATAAAAAATCTATTTTCAAAAAATATAAGCCCTACTCCAAATGAGTACCACAAAGAGTTCTGTGCTGTTGCAAAAGAGTATCAATTAGATATAAAAGAGTGTAAACAGTTCAAAGAACTTGTGAGTAGACTAAATAAAGAAGAACAAGCCGAAATAAAATCAAAAAATATCACAACATTTGAAGATTTAATACCTGTATTATTAAATAGAGTTGCAACAAAAAATCTAAAAACATTAACTTCTTTATTTAAAGAGTCTATTACTCCTTCTATTTCAATTGGATTAGATGAAAGATTAGCAAAATTCTCTATAAAAATAGGAAACTCACCTGCTTTACTTTTCGAAGAAGATATTCAAAAAGAGATGCAAGAGTTTATCACTGAAAGATTTGAAGCTGATAAAAAAATAGTTAGAGAAAAAACTGCTGAGATTGCAAAACTTGTAACTTTGATGGGTCAACACTTAAGTGAAGCAATTGCAAGTAGCGGAGAAAGTGGTACAGAAGTTTCTAATATCAAAGATGAAATCAAATCAATTGATTTAAAAGAAAATGGTATAAAAGAGCTTACTAACTTACAAAGTAAACTTATAAATGCTGCTATGTCTATTGAAAATGAGATGACTCAAGTGGGAGAAAAACTATCTTCTGGAAAATCAAAAGTAGAAAAACTTGAAGCAAAGATAAAAAATCTTGAAGAAGAGTTAGATAAATCAAAAAAAGAGAATCTAAAAGATCATCTTACTGGTGTACTTACTAGAAGAGCATATGAATATGAAGCAAAAAAAATAGAGAATAATTTCAATAGAAATAGTACTCAATATGCTATTGTATTTATAGATATTGACCACTTTAAAGCTATAAATGATACATATGGACACGGTGGTGGAGATATGATTTTATCTACATTTGGTAAGATTTTATCAAAATATACAAGAGACTTAGACGTAGTAGGAAGATATGGTGGAGAAGAGTTTATTGTACTTATTCACTTCAATCTTAGAAGAGAATTACTAAAATACTTAAAAAGAATAAAAAGTATAGTAAATGAAAATAACTTTATTTTTGGAAAAAACAAAATCAAAATAACTTTTTCAGCTGGAGTAACTATTAGAAATGACCACACTTCTTATGAAAGTGCACTTCAAAAATCTGATATGTTACTTTACAATGCGAAAGAATCAGGAAGAAATAAAATAGTATTAGAAGACAATACAGTAATTTAAAATTAAGTTTTCATTAAAAAAAGACACTAATTAGACACTTTTATTTATCATATTAATTTTTATTGTGCTAGAATTAAATATCTAAACAATAAAGAGTTAATATGAATAGACCTAGCAGACTTTTTATCAAAATCAGACCTACCATTTCATTTATTTTAATTGCTTGTATTAGTACAGTTATTGTAGTTACACTCTCTTTACAGTACTACTTTTTAAAACAACTAGCTTTTAAAGCAACACAAGATAGTTTTGCAAATATTACACACAAAGTAAAAAGCAAAATCCAAGAGCTTGATAAAACAAGTAATAATATAATAGATGTTTTTGAACTTTATAGTGCTACAACAAAAATAGCAAAAAAATCAGAAAGACATCCTTTATTAAAACTATTTACAACCACAATGAAAAACAATAACTTTATTTATTCACTTTATGTAGGAAATGAAAATAAAGACTTTTATGAAGTAATTGACTTAGATACAGATGCAAATCTAAGAAAAAGATACAATGCCTCACAAAAAGCAAAATGGCTAATACTAAAGATTTATAAAGACTCAACAGGAAAAAGAGTTGAATTTCATGAACATTTAGATAAAAATCTAAATATATTAAAAACAAAAGAAAAGACACCAACTTATGACCCGACAGTTAGACCTTGGTTTATAGCAGCACAAAAAAGTAAAGGAATCATAAAAACACCTCCATACGAATATTCATACTCTGCACTTGGAGCAAAAGGTATAACTTACGCAAAAAAAATACATAACTCAAATGCAGTTTTTTCTATTGATTTACTTCTTAATAATATAGGAAATGTTCTAAAAAAAGAGGCTCATAAAGATGATAAAATTATCTTATTTAAAAGAAATGGTGATATAGATGCTTCAGTAAATTTCAAAGAAAAAATCACAGATTTTAAATATAAAAAGATTTTTGATTTGACTTTAACTGATACAAAAAACAAACACTTTACTTTATGTATTGATGATATCAACTATTATGTATATTACGCAAAAATAAACTCCATTTATAATAACAAAGACTATCTTGCAATCCTTACACCAGTTGATGTAATAATGCAGCCATATTCTGAAAAAATAATGAACTCTTTTTTTATTAGTATTTTGATACTTACTATAACTATTCCATTGATATGGTTATCTACAAAGGTATTAGTAACACCTATTTTAGACTTGATGAAAGAGAACAAAAAAATCATAAATAGAGATTTTACAGATGTAAAAATAATAGATACTCATATAAAAGAGTTACATGATTTATCTGTTTCTTTATCAAATATGTCAATGTCCATCAAAAAATATGAAGAGAAACAAAAAGAGTTAATGGATGCATTTATCAAGATACTTGCAGGGGCAATTGATGCAAAATCAAAATATACAGGTAAACACTGCGAAAGAGTTCCTATTTTAACTATGTTATTAGCAAAAAAAGCACAAGAGTGTGATGAAGGGATTTTCAAAGAGTTTAAGTTTGAAAATGAAGAACAAGAAAGAGAGCTTAGTGTTGCTGCTTGGTTACATGATTGTGGGAAAGTAACAACGCCTGAGTATGTAGTAGATAAAGCAACTAAGCTTGAAACTATTTATAATAGAATACATGAAATAAGAACAAGATTTGAAGTTATTCATAGAGATTTGACTATTAAAATGTATGAAAATATCTTAAATGGTGCAAACGAAGAAGAAGAGAAAAAGACTCTTGAAAAAGAGCATCAAAAACTATTTGAAGAGTTTGCAATAGTTGCAAATGCAAATATCGGTTCAGAGTTTATGGAAGAAGAAGATATAGAAAAAATCAAAGAGATTTCAAAAAGAACATGGACAAGATATTTTGATAACTCTATTGGATTATCAAATGAAGAGGAGAAAAGATATATCAAAACATCTACTCCAATGCAAGAAAATCTACTAGAAGATAAAAAAGAGCATCTAATACAAAGAGATAGGGATATAAATACACTATATGCTAAATATAAGTTCAAACTTGATATTCCAAAATATCAATATAACTTAGGTGAGATTTATAACCTTACAATTCAAAAAGGTACACTAAATCAAGAAGAGAGATTTAAGATAAATGAACATATGATGATGTCTATTATTATGCTTGAAAGACTACCTTTCCCTGAGCATCTTAAAAAAGTTCCTGAATATGCTGGTGGGCATCATGAAACACTAATTGGTACTGGTTATCCAAGAAGATTAAAAAAAGAGGATATGTCAATTCCTGCAAGAATTATGGCAGTTGCAGATATATTTGAAGCACTAACAGCTTCTGATAGACCATATAAAAAAGCAAAAACATTGAGTGAGTCTATTCAAATACTAAGCTTTATGGTAAAAGACAAACATATAGATGAAGATATTTTCAAACTATTTTTAACTTCAAATGCATATTTAGAGTATGCAAAAGAGTATCTAAAAGAGGAGCAAATTGATGAAGTAGATATATCTAAATATATCTAAACTTCATCATTTTTTAATTCACAAGGTTTTGAGAAATAAAAGCCTTGTAGATAATCTACATTTAACTCTTTTAATTTATCATATATCTCTTTACTAGAAACATACTCAGCAATTACTTTTATACCAGCATCATTTGCAAAACCAACTATACTTTTCACAAGCATAAAAGAGACTTTATCTGTT harbors:
- a CDS encoding DMT family transporter translates to MKKLINSNIAVIYIALCIILWSLIPTFVKITHSELDHHLYLFYSSIISFLSIFFVALYEKSFYQILQYSKKIIIVLFFLGFLDFLYYLLLYFGYKKANGLEVLVIQYMWPIFIVFLSLLILKEAFTIRKFFSIVFGFFGVVLVITKGDFSTLDFSQIDVLFIVMIGTISFALFSVLSKKVKVNATNAVMLYFFSAIIYSFISVFNYSSFSFPTSYIDWFSILVNGIFLNGISYLFWVKGLKAFDASKVAPFIFITPILAAFFLILFFDEPVLAIYFVGLFFVILSGLINSFKLKKRAIKK
- the abc-f gene encoding ribosomal protection-like ABC-F family protein, with the translated sequence MALIDLQNINKQYDTKVILKDVNFTLIPGQRIAVIGQNGQGKSTLLKVIMGEIEPDSGEKSIDKSVKIEMLAQQPKFEDNLTVREAIEKQLTELNEAKIRYEELTQQLATDYENQELLKEQSKLATFIDFHNAWDLDNMIERVLKEFKLKEYEFKDVNLLSGGEQRRVSLAGLLLKKPDILLLDEPTNHLDVYMVEFLESLLMKNNFTLLFISHDRYFIDNIATNIVEIEDGTIRRFNGGYSDYLQQKEELLSSMQKEHENLIRLVKREAHWMQRGVTARRKRNERRKAEYFELKKKAKSNPAQIRKMSVELQREQKSFNNETGTTRNKRKMLFELDKISKTLGDKLLIKDFTTRILQKDVIAIVGPNGTGKSTMLKLFTEKLHIDDGRFKKGDFSIGYFDQHREMLDDSKSLIETFCPNGGDRVILDDGRNMHVFGYLKNFLFPREYLDKKIGVLSGGEKNRVALALLFTKHYDCLILDEPTNDLDIPTINILEEYLQNFQGALIFVSHDRYFVDKIATKLFIFRGENGKVEESFQPYTEYLEFEKEIKELESYANEIEKSQSSQDNRKSQPKKQTKLSYKDQRDYDSLPKEIEELEQKIEEINICLSNPECYEQKGIVAVSKELEEVEEIYEQKVERFLELEELIESFNS
- a CDS encoding GatB/YqeY domain-containing protein → MSLKEQLKNDLKDAMRAKNLVKRDSIRAINTMIKQIEVDERKELTDEDVLKLIQKGIKQREEAAEQYKEASRDDLVEKELEQVEIFKEYLPKQLSDEELEAGMKEIIEQVGAQTMKDMGKVMGVATKKFAGVADGKRINETVKKILA
- a CDS encoding GGDEF domain-containing protein; amino-acid sequence: MKTKIKNISKDTIKNLFSKNISPTPNEYHKEFCAVAKEYQLDIKECKQFKELVSRLNKEEQAEIKSKNITTFEDLIPVLLNRVATKNLKTLTSLFKESITPSISIGLDERLAKFSIKIGNSPALLFEEDIQKEMQEFITERFEADKKIVREKTAEIAKLVTLMGQHLSEAIASSGESGTEVSNIKDEIKSIDLKENGIKELTNLQSKLINAAMSIENEMTQVGEKLSSGKSKVEKLEAKIKNLEEELDKSKKENLKDHLTGVLTRRAYEYEAKKIENNFNRNSTQYAIVFIDIDHFKAINDTYGHGGGDMILSTFGKILSKYTRDLDVVGRYGGEEFIVLIHFNLRRELLKYLKRIKSIVNENNFIFGKNKIKITFSAGVTIRNDHTSYESALQKSDMLLYNAKESGRNKIVLEDNTVI
- a CDS encoding HD domain-containing phosphohydrolase; the encoded protein is MNRPSRLFIKIRPTISFILIACISTVIVVTLSLQYYFLKQLAFKATQDSFANITHKVKSKIQELDKTSNNIIDVFELYSATTKIAKKSERHPLLKLFTTTMKNNNFIYSLYVGNENKDFYEVIDLDTDANLRKRYNASQKAKWLILKIYKDSTGKRVEFHEHLDKNLNILKTKEKTPTYDPTVRPWFIAAQKSKGIIKTPPYEYSYSALGAKGITYAKKIHNSNAVFSIDLLLNNIGNVLKKEAHKDDKIILFKRNGDIDASVNFKEKITDFKYKKIFDLTLTDTKNKHFTLCIDDINYYVYYAKINSIYNNKDYLAILTPVDVIMQPYSEKIMNSFFISILILTITIPLIWLSTKVLVTPILDLMKENKKIINRDFTDVKIIDTHIKELHDLSVSLSNMSMSIKKYEEKQKELMDAFIKILAGAIDAKSKYTGKHCERVPILTMLLAKKAQECDEGIFKEFKFENEEQERELSVAAWLHDCGKVTTPEYVVDKATKLETIYNRIHEIRTRFEVIHRDLTIKMYENILNGANEEEEKKTLEKEHQKLFEEFAIVANANIGSEFMEEEDIEKIKEISKRTWTRYFDNSIGLSNEEEKRYIKTSTPMQENLLEDKKEHLIQRDRDINTLYAKYKFKLDIPKYQYNLGEIYNLTIQKGTLNQEERFKINEHMMMSIIMLERLPFPEHLKKVPEYAGGHHETLIGTGYPRRLKKEDMSIPARIMAVADIFEALTASDRPYKKAKTLSESIQILSFMVKDKHIDEDIFKLFLTSNAYLEYAKEYLKEEQIDEVDISKYI